A window of the Cannabis sativa cultivar Pink pepper isolate KNU-18-1 chromosome X, ASM2916894v1, whole genome shotgun sequence genome harbors these coding sequences:
- the LOC115702619 gene encoding G2/mitotic-specific cyclin-2, with protein sequence MVLSENNNLIRPSTNIQEMGRQNRRALGVINHNLVRGQSYPCVVVNKRGLSDKQEICEKKQADLAHRPITRRFAAQIASTKQSSALEEAKNTRISSVSNSNGFGETIFIDEECKSPPSDQPVPMFLEQTETEEAPAESDLMEEVEMEDIVVEEEDPITDIDSCDRKNPLAVVDYVEDIYAFYRKMEGFSCVSSDYLGQQYDINERMRSILIDWLIEVHDKFELLKETLFLTVNLIDRFLAKQKVARKKLQLVGLVAMLLACKYEEVSVPVVGDLILISDKAYTRNEVLEMEKLMLNTLQFNMSVPTPYVFMKRFLKAAQSDKKLELLSFFMIELSLVEYEMLKYSPSLLAAAAVYTAQCTLYGFKQWNRTCEWHTSYSEDQLLECSRLMVGLHQNAATGKLTGVHRKYCTSKFGYTSKCEPANFLLQKTQQLQ encoded by the exons ATGGTTCTTTCTGAAAACAACAATCTGATCAGACCCTCAACAAACATTCAAG AAATGGGAAGACAGAACAGGAGAGCTTTAGGAGTGATTAATCATAATTTAGTGAGAGGTCAATCTTACCCATGTGTTGTGGTTAACAAGAGAGGCTTATCAGA TAAACAGGAGATTTGTGAAAAGAAGCAGGCAGATCTAGCTCATAGACCAATTACCAG GAGATTTGCTGCACAAATTGCTAGCACTAAACAATCATCAGCACTTGAG GAAGCTAAAAACACAAGAATCTCATCAGTTTCTAACTCAAATGGGTTTGGAGAGACCATATTCATTGATGAGGAATGCAAATCTCCTCCTTCAGATCAGCCAGTGCCTATGTTCTTGGAACAAACCGAAACCGAAGAAGCACCAGCTGAAAGTGATCTTATG GAGGAGGTTGAAATGGAAGATATAGTAGTTGAAGAAGAAGACCCAATTACAGATATTGATAGCTGTGATAGAAAGAACCCACTTGCAGTTGTAGATTATGTTGAAGATATCTATGCTTTTTATAGAAAAATGGAG GGGTTTAGCTGTGTCTCATCTGACTACTTAGGACAACAATATGACATAAATGAAAGGATGAGATCTATACTGATTGACTGGCTTATTGAG GTGCATGACAAGTTTGAACTGTTGAAAGAGACATTGTTTCTCACAGTTAATCTCATAGATAGGTTTTTAGCTAAGCAAAAAGTTGCAAGAAAGAAGCTTCAGTTGGTTGGATTGGTTGCCATGCTTTTGGCATGTAAATATGAGGAAGTTTCTGTTCCTGTTGTGGGTGATTTGATTCTTATATCAGATAAGGCTTACACAAGGAATGAAGTTCTTGAAATG GAGAAATTGATGCTTAACACATTGCAATTCAACATGTCAGTCCCCACGCCTTATGTCTTCATGAAAAGGTTTCTCAAGGCTGCTCAATCTGACAAAAAG CTTGAACTACTATCCTTCTTCATGATCGAGCTGTCGCTGGTAGAGTACGAGATGCTCAAGTATTCGCCATCCTTGTTAGCCGCGGCTGCAGTCTACACCGCTCAATGCACTCTTTATGGGTTCAAGCAGTGGAATAGGACCTGCGAATGGCACACAAGTTACTCAGAAGATCAGCTCCT AGAGTGCTCGAGATTGATGGTTGGTCTCCACCAGAACGCAGCAACAGGAAAGCTAACAGGGGTTCATAGGAAGTACTGTACATCTAAGTTTGGATACACATCAAAATGTGAACCAGCAAATTTTCTGTTGCAGAAGACTCAACAACTACAATAG
- the LOC115702617 gene encoding uncharacterized protein LOC115702617, producing the protein MAMSTQRINKPFFSSLRLLLQQRFCHAVSHRGVLPEIASTPQVGLMGTKKSNKVDSRAFGIHHNAIPPAALTVLRILRNEGFDAYLVGGCVRDLILKRTPKDFDVITTANLKQIRSRFHKAHIVGQRFPICMVHVRGSIIEVSSFETVAKHAEKKTEPHSSQAPRGFGKKDLTLWRNSLKRDYTINSLFFDPFSKMIYDYANGMADLRSLKLRTLIPADVSFKEDCARILRGLRLAARLGFSFSSDTATAIRSFSSSLLTLSKSRIMMEFNYMLSYGAAEPSLCLLQRFNLLRFFLPFHAAYLEQQASTKSDQNSTMLMKLFFNMDKVVSCDHPSDCRLWVGLLAFHLTLINNPQDALVVLTFASILYHGEWKEGIRFAKENSEVQAKFVPELSSSFAPKFDEELVMKVSQLAILVQDSLDILTESENYLESVTRHPTSPCSGLVFIPKRTSKDVAEIFQLLVKKKGCQSHEQRRKCFDIDYALLGQGYLWETRFVVGKVILETMGCWQRRGDNVSEENNCMHTEITGDTRLSDVIKEQLQVKKGQKHSISLCSPEIEHQPAKKRNFVPSEVSINSEHFSTRLTEEVVEIGICQERANKHTKFYEVDELPREELISVLGNMSDNRCEQPNENATEKNKSEANKKKKKKKKQTHKSEKHSTVMEKKHHVTQEDEAAEQQGAVQENISDERCQKPDEKANEKKKGELKTKKHTHKSERPSTVKEKKLHVTQEDEAAEQQGAMQGNISDERCQKPDEKAIEKKKGELKTKKHTHKSERPSTQEDKVAKQQGVVKTKETEHKQVNKETGNRRLLSDIFK; encoded by the exons ATGGCGATGTCCACACAACGTATCAACAAAcccttcttctcttctctacgCCTCCTCCTCCAACAG AGGTTCTGCCACGCCGTTTCCCATCGAGGAGTTCTACCTGAAATAGCTTCAACCCCCCAAG TGGGGTTAATGGGTACCAAAAAATCAAACAAGGTGGATTCCAGGGCCTTTGGGATACACCATAATGCTATACCTCCAGCTGCATTGACTGTATTGAGAATTTTGAGGAATGAAG GATTTGATGCCTACTTAGTGGGTGGATGTGTTAGAGATTTGATCCTGAAAAGAACACCTAAAGATTTTGATGTCATTACCACTGCTAATCTTAAGCAG ATTAGGAGTCGATTTCATAAAGCACACATTGTTGGACAACGATTCCCAATATGTATGGTGCATGTTCGAGGTTCTATAATCGAG GTGTCTAGTTTTGAAACAGTGGCTAAACATGCTGAGAAAAAAACAGAACCTCATTCTTCTCAAGCACCACGTGGCTTTGGGAAAAAAGACCTTACTCTCTGGAGGAACTCCTTGAAGCGAGACTATACAATAAACAG TTTATTCTTTGACCCTTTCTCGAAGATGATCTATGATTATGCCAATGGAATGGCTGACTTGAGGTCCTTAAAA CTACGAACGTTAATCCCTGCCGATGTTTCATTCAAAGAGGACTGTG CGAGAATATTGCGTGGCTTAAGACTTGCTGCTCGACTaggtttttctttttcaagtGACACAGCAACTGCAATTCGTAGTTTTTCTTCATCCTTATTGACATTATCGAAG TCCAGAATAATGATGGAGTTCAACTATATGCTCTCGTATGGTGCCGCTGAGCCTTCACTCTGTTTGCTTCAGAGGTTCAATCTGCTGAGATTTTTTCTTCCCTTTCAT GCAGCATATCTTGAGCAGCAGGCTAGCACGAAATCTGATCAGAACTCTACAATGTTGATG AAATTATTCTTCAATATGGATAAGGTGGTCAGCTGTGATCATCCATCTGACTGCAGGCTGTG GGTTGGACTGTTGGCATTTCATCTCACTTTAATCAATAATCCTCAAGATGCTCTTGTAGTATTGACTTTTGCTTCTATCTTGTACCACGGAGAATGGAAAGAGGGTATTCGATTTGCAAAAGAAAATTCTGAAGTTCAGGCTAAGTTTGTCCCTGAGCTCTCAAGTTCCTTCGCTCCTAAGTTTGATGAAGAACTTGTGATGAAAGTTTCTCAGTTAGCTATTCTTGTccaagattctttagatattttaacAGAGTCAGAAAATTATCTTGAATCAGTGACCAGACACCCAACTTCCCCTTGCTCTGGTTTG GTATTTATACCAAAGAGGACAAGCAAAGATGTAGCTGAAATTTTTCAGTTGCTGGTAAAAAAGAAAGGATGTCAATCTCATGAGCAAAGAAGAAAGTGTTTTGATATTGACTATGCCTTGCTTGGGCAAGGGTATTTATGGGAGACGAGATTTGTTGTTGGCAAAGTTATTCTTGAGACAATGGGCTGTTGGCAAAGAAGAGGAGATAACGTTTCAGAGGAGAACAATTGCATGCATACAGAGATCACTGGCGACACTCGACTTTCTGATGTGATAAAGGAGCAATTGCAAGTGAAGAAGGGACAAAAACACAGTATTTCACTTTGTTCTCCTGAAATAGAACATCAGCCAGCCAAGAAACGCAATTTTGTTCCCAGTGAAGTCAGTATAAATTCCGAGCATTTCAGTACTCGATTGACAGAAGAGGTTGTTGAGATAGGGATATGCCAAGAACGAGCTAATAAACATACAAAATTCTACGAAGTAGATGAATTACCCAGGGAAGAGTTGATTTCAGTGCTAGGAAACATGTCAGACAACAGATGCGAACAACCAAATGAGAATGCAACCGAGAAAAATAAAAGCGAGgctaataagaagaagaagaagaagaagaagcaaaCACACAAGAGCGAGAAACATTCAACGGTGATGGAGAAGAAGCACCATGTAACACAAGAAGATGAAGCGGCTGAGCAGCAGGGTGCAGTGCAAGAAAACATATCAGATGAGAGATGCCAAAAACCAGATGAGAAGGCAAATGAGAAAAAGAAAGGTGAGCTTAAGACGAAGAAGCACACACATAAGAGTGAAAGGCCTTCAACGGTGAAGGAGAAGAAGCTCCATGTAACACAAGAAGATGAAGCGGCTGAGCAACAGGGTGCAATGCAAGGAAACATATCAGACGAGAGATGCCAAAAACCAGATGAGAAAGCAATTGAGAAAAAGAAAGGTGAGCTTAAGACAAAAAAGCACACACATAAGAGTGAAAGGCCTTCAACACAAGAAGATAAAGTGGCTAAACAGCAGGGTGTGGTGAAAACCAAAGAGACCGAACATAAACAAGTAAACAAAGAAACGGGAAATCGTCGATTGCTTTCCGATATATTCAAGTAA
- the LOC115702620 gene encoding phosphoserine aminotransferase 2, chloroplastic, giving the protein MAMATTPHSLLLQNPTQPHHQLPKTSIFKPFNAFSRFTIPNRRISISCAATSTQIQDRPPLPAHSQERLFNFAAGPAILPENVLLKAQSELYNYRGSGMSVMEMSHRGKEFLSIIQKAESDLRTLLEIPDEYAVLFLQGGATTQFAAIPLNLCSPSDPVDFLVTGSWGDKAIKEAKKYCNPNLIWSGKSEKYTKIPTFEGLEQNPDAKYLHICANETIHGVEFKNYPTPQNSTGILVADMSSNFCSKPVDVSKFGVIYAGAQKNVGPSGVTIVIIRKDLIGNAQEQTPVMLDYKIHAENNSLYNTPPCYGIYMCGLVFEDLLEQGGLKEVEKKNQKKAEILYNAIDESNGFFRCPVEKSVRSLMNVPFTLEKSELEGEFVKEAAKEKMVQLKGHRSVGGMRASIYNAMPLAGVEKLVAFMKDFQAKHA; this is encoded by the coding sequence ATGGCAATGGCAACCACACCACACTCACTTCTCCTCCAAAACCCAACTCAACCTCACCACCAACTTCCCAAAACCTCAATCTTTAAACCCTTTAACGCTTTCTCTAGATTCACCATCCCCAACCGCAGAATCTCCATCTCATGCGCCGCCACCTCAACCCAAATCCAAGATCGTCCACCACTCCCAGCTCACTCCCAAGAAAGGCTTTTTAACTTCGCCGCCGGTCCAGCCATCCTACCGGAAAATGTTCTCTTAAAGGCTCAGTCAGAGCTCTACAACTACCGTGGATCTGGCATGAGTGTCATGGAAATGAGCCACAGAGGAAAAGAATTCCTTTCCATTATTCAAAAAGCCGAATCCGATCTCCGAACCCTACTCGAAATCCCAGATGAATACGCTGTCTTATTTCTCCAGGGTGGCGCAACCACTCAATTCGCCGCCATACCTTTGAATCTCTGCTCACCAAGTGACCCTGTTGATTTTCTCGTTACTGGGTCTTGGGGTGATAAGGCTATTAAGGAAGCTAAGAAGTACTGTAACCCTAATTTGATTTGGTCAGGAAAATCTGAAAAGTACACAAAGATCCCAACTTTCGAGGGTTTGGAACAAAACCCAGATGCCAAGTATTTGCATATATGCGCCAATGAGACAATTCATGGAGTTGAGTTCAAAAACTACCCAACACCACAAAACTCCACAGGCATTTTAGTTGCAGACATGTCTTCAAATTTCTGTTCAAAGCCAGTTGATGTGTCTAAGTTTGGTGTGATCTATGCTGGAGCACAGAAGAATGTTGGACCATCTGGAGTCACCATTGTAATCATAAGGAAAGATCTTATTGGTAATGCACAAGAACAGACACCAGTGATGTTGGATTACAAGATTCATGCTGAGAACAACTCACTTTACAACACTCCTCCTTGTTATGGTATTTACATGTGTGGTTTAGTGTTTGAGGATTTGTTGGAACAGGGTGGTTTGAAGGAAGTGGAGAAGAAGAATCAGAAGAAAGCTGAGATTCTTTACAATGCTATTGATGAGAGCAATGGGTTCTTCAGGTGTCCAGTGGAGAAGTCAGTGAGGTCATTGATGAATGTGCCATTCACACTTGAGAAGTCTGAGTTGGAAGGTGAGTTTGTTAAGGAGGCTGCTAAGGAGAAGATGGTTCAACTCAAGGGGCATAGATCAGTGGGAGGTATGCGTGCTTCTATTTACAATGCTATGCCTTTGGCTGGGGTTGAAAAGTTGGTTGCTTTCATGAAAGATTTTCAAGCTAAGCATGCTTGA